Proteins encoded in a region of the Massilia sp. UMI-21 genome:
- a CDS encoding hemerythrin domain-containing protein → MVQLPQPDPPGGILAQLRADHAHMRALFHAFAMLDREEEAQRARVVDDLCDTVLMHTLLEDELFYPALGSVVDDALLEDAALEHDSIRELIDQLESLFPGDDYFDVTVAVLAEEVERHVAFEETLLFPALARSGADQLALGLRLRARRDQLESDLAAPPSGIDGCAPRAPLHAAAGRLRERRSRPR, encoded by the coding sequence ATGGTTCAACTTCCACAACCCGACCCGCCCGGCGGCATCCTGGCCCAGCTGCGCGCCGACCATGCGCACATGCGCGCCCTGTTCCACGCCTTCGCGATGCTCGATCGCGAAGAAGAAGCGCAGCGCGCCCGCGTGGTGGACGATCTGTGCGACACGGTGCTGATGCACACCCTGCTGGAGGACGAGCTGTTCTATCCGGCACTGGGCAGCGTGGTCGACGACGCCCTGCTCGAAGACGCGGCGCTGGAACACGACAGCATCCGCGAGCTCATCGACCAGCTCGAATCCCTGTTCCCGGGCGACGACTACTTCGACGTCACGGTCGCGGTGCTGGCCGAGGAAGTGGAACGCCACGTCGCTTTCGAAGAGACCCTGCTGTTCCCGGCGCTCGCCCGTTCCGGCGCCGACCAGCTGGCGCTCGGATTGCGGCTGCGCGCGCGCCGCGACCAGCTCGAGTCCGACCTCGCCGCCCCGCCGTCCGGGATCGACGGCTGCGCGCCGCGCGCCCCCCTGCACGCGGCGGCCGGCCGCCTGCGCGAACGCCGCTCGCGCCCGCGCTAG
- a CDS encoding NADP-dependent oxidoreductase codes for MTNAFPPNQQFRLAARPLGLPRKEDWAFHEEAVPEAADGGIVVKVLYLSLDPAMRGWMNEGKSYIRPVAIGEVMRAGGLGVVVASRSPRFAVGDYVLGGTGVQRYWSGAADDKTAAFTKIDPALAPPTAWLNTLGMPGMTAFFGLREVGQPKAGETVVVSGAAGAVGMTVGQVAKKMGCRVVGIAGGADKCRFVVEQLGFDACIDYKEASVHAGLKQHCPQGVDVYFDNVGGEILDAVLTRINMKARIVICGAISQYNTTSQVKGPANYLSLLVNRARMEGMVVFDYAARYPEGVATLATWMQEGSVKSIEYVVEGFERFPEALLMLFEGKNLGKLVLKVADA; via the coding sequence ATGACCAATGCATTCCCCCCCAACCAGCAGTTCCGCCTCGCCGCGCGTCCGCTCGGCCTGCCGCGCAAGGAGGACTGGGCCTTCCATGAAGAAGCCGTGCCCGAGGCCGCGGACGGCGGCATCGTCGTCAAGGTGCTGTACCTGTCGCTCGACCCGGCCATGCGCGGCTGGATGAACGAAGGCAAGTCGTATATCCGCCCGGTGGCGATTGGCGAAGTGATGCGCGCCGGCGGGCTCGGCGTGGTGGTGGCCTCGCGCTCGCCGCGTTTCGCGGTGGGCGACTACGTGCTGGGTGGCACCGGAGTGCAGCGCTACTGGTCCGGCGCGGCCGACGACAAGACCGCCGCGTTCACGAAGATCGACCCGGCGCTGGCGCCGCCCACGGCCTGGCTCAATACCCTCGGCATGCCCGGCATGACCGCCTTCTTCGGCCTGCGCGAAGTCGGCCAGCCCAAGGCCGGCGAGACGGTGGTGGTCTCGGGGGCGGCCGGCGCGGTCGGCATGACCGTCGGCCAGGTGGCCAAGAAGATGGGCTGCCGCGTGGTGGGCATCGCCGGCGGCGCCGACAAATGCCGCTTCGTGGTCGAGCAGCTCGGCTTCGACGCCTGCATCGACTACAAGGAAGCTTCCGTGCACGCCGGCCTGAAGCAGCACTGCCCGCAGGGCGTGGACGTGTACTTCGACAACGTCGGCGGCGAGATCCTGGACGCGGTCCTCACCCGCATCAACATGAAGGCGCGCATCGTCATCTGTGGCGCGATCTCGCAGTACAACACCACCAGCCAGGTCAAGGGACCGGCCAACTACCTGTCGCTGCTGGTGAACCGCGCGCGCATGGAAGGCATGGTGGTGTTCGATTACGCGGCGCGCTACCCGGAGGGCGTGGCCACCCTGGCCACCTGGATGCAGGAAGGCAGCGTCAAGAGCATCGAATACGTGGTCGAGGGCTTCGAGCGCTTCCCCGAAGCCCTCTTGATGCTGTTCGAGGGCAAGAACCTCGGCAAGCTGGTGCTCAAGGTGGCCGACGCCTGA
- a CDS encoding YaeQ family protein, with translation MALKATIYKADLSIADMDRNYYGDHTLTIARHPSETDERVMIRVLAFALHADPALAFTKDLFDVDEPALWQKDLTGAIQTWIEVGQPDEKRLLKAAGRSDKVIVYSYSATSDIWFKGIANKIDRARNVSVVNIPNEASVQLEKMAKRNMQLQCTIQDGQVWLTDGADTVLVERETLRGVR, from the coding sequence ATGGCTCTCAAGGCAACCATCTACAAGGCCGACCTGTCGATCGCCGACATGGACCGCAACTACTACGGCGACCACACCCTGACCATCGCGCGCCATCCGTCCGAGACCGACGAGCGCGTGATGATCCGGGTGCTGGCCTTCGCGCTGCACGCGGACCCGGCGCTCGCCTTCACCAAGGACCTGTTCGACGTCGATGAGCCGGCGCTCTGGCAAAAGGACCTGACCGGCGCCATCCAGACCTGGATCGAGGTCGGCCAGCCGGACGAGAAGCGCCTCCTGAAGGCGGCCGGACGTTCCGACAAGGTGATCGTGTACAGCTACAGCGCCACCAGCGATATCTGGTTCAAGGGCATCGCCAACAAGATCGACCGCGCCCGCAACGTCTCGGTGGTGAACATCCCGAACGAAGCCAGCGTCCAGCTCGAGAAGATGGCCAAGCGCAACATGCAGCTGCAGTGCACGATCCAGGACGGGCAGGTGTGGCTGACCGACGGCGCGGACACGGTGCTGGTCGAGCGCGAAACCCTGCGCGGCGTGCGGTAA
- a CDS encoding copper chaperone PCu(A)C: protein MKPAFAPAFSPAFAPALFALLAGGLLSAAAHAQVTVSEPWIRATVPAQKATGAFMRVQSAAPARLVGVQADVAGRAELHEMAMVGSTMRMRRVESIELPAGQPVNLASGGYHVMLFDLKRQVKEGENVDLTLQVQDAAGKRQDVKLSVPVRPLTYSAHAGH, encoded by the coding sequence ATGAAACCTGCATTTGCTCCTGCGTTTTCTCCTGCGTTTGCTCCTGCCTTGTTCGCCTTGCTCGCCGGCGGCCTGCTGTCGGCCGCCGCCCATGCCCAAGTGACGGTCTCCGAGCCGTGGATCCGCGCCACCGTACCCGCGCAGAAGGCGACCGGCGCCTTCATGCGCGTGCAGTCGGCGGCGCCCGCGCGCCTGGTCGGGGTGCAGGCCGATGTCGCCGGCCGCGCCGAGCTGCACGAGATGGCCATGGTCGGGTCGACCATGCGCATGCGCCGGGTGGAGTCGATCGAACTGCCGGCCGGTCAACCCGTGAACCTGGCCAGCGGCGGCTACCACGTGATGCTGTTCGACCTGAAGCGCCAGGTGAAGGAAGGCGAGAACGTCGACCTGACCCTGCAGGTGCAGGATGCGGCCGGCAAGCGCCAGGACGTCAAGCTGAGCGTGCCGGTGCGGCCACTGACCTACAGCGCGCACGCCGGGCACTGA